The following nucleotide sequence is from Azoarcus sp. CIB.
GCACCAGCCAAGTCAACCGCCGACAGGCCGGTAAAGTAATGGGCGTGTGATCCAGCCACCTCACGAAAGACGGCGAGGTCTCTCGCGATGATCGGCACCTTGTATTGCGCGGCCTCGATTAGCGGGAGTCCAAAGCCCTCCCCCTCGGATGCGGCAATCAAGCAGCTCGACGCAGCATATATTCTATCCAGATACTCATCGCTGATACCCTCCAACCAGAGCAGGCGCTTATCGAGTTCCGGATGGGCGCGAAGTTTCTGGACGAGCGAATCGACCATCCACCCGGCCTTGCCCACTATCACGAGGTTCGCCGCAAGACCGCGCTCCCATAACAACTCAAACGCACTCAGAACCTGCGCATGCCCTTTCCGCGGCTCCAACGTGCCCACCAACAGGAAACTCGGGACGCTCGTGAGCTTTTGCAGAACTACTTCGGCATTCGTGTCCATGCCCTCGCTCGCGCGGCTATTCTTTAAGTCGGCACCGAGATGGAACCAACGAATATCGAGCGGGCGTCTCTTCTGCACGCCGTTAGCTCGCACCCAGTCGGCCATCTCCTGTGCGACGGAACGCGAAATACAGATCGCTGAATCGGCCTTGGAAACGACTCTCAGCCAATCCTCGTGCCCCTCCTTGAAACCCGGGGGATAAACATTTTCGAACTGGATGGGGATCAGGTCATACACGACGAACGCGACGTGAACTCCCGAATTCATGAGCCCCTCATAGACGCCACACCTGTCGGCCTGAATGACGTAACCACCAGCAAGATCAAGACCGATAAGAATATCGCCGACATGGGGCTCGACCCGCTCGTTCGGGAGCCACCCTTGAGTGCATCCTAGCAATGCGAGGGTATAGTCACGAGCGTATCGGTAATGCCAATTCCCGCCTTCATCGCTGAGGTATACCGGCTCGATCAGATATCCGCTCGGCGGCGAATCGATCAGCCCGAGCAACAGAGCTCGGACAACCCGTTGAATACCCGTCTTGAAGTCGTCTCGCACCACTACGGAGACATCGACAAAGAGCTTGCGCGCCGGGCGCTTAGACGGAAAAGCGCGAGACAACGCGTCCGCCAATGCGACGACCTCCTGCCCCCCCTCCTCCTCGCGTATCCTGCACCCAAGTTCGCGAATCAACGCAGCGCGCCCGACGCTGGCTCTGTCATAGAATGCCTCAATGCCCCGAAAATACTGATCGGCACAGACTTCCGGCGAATGAACTGCGTGAACATAGGCCCGGCCCCGTGCTCCAAGGGCCGAACGTTCAGGTGGCTGACGCCTTAGGATTTCCAGGGCCTCCACCAACTGCCCTTCGGCAAAATCGTCCGGCAACATCCAGACTGCATCTGTCGGCAGATCTGCCATTGCTCCGTTTGCATTGACAACGGTAGCCAGTCCGTAGTTGAGGCAATCAAGTACAGCAGGGCAATCGCACCGACTTGGCATATGCGAATGCCAAAGATTGTTAACTTTCATGACCTTACCGAGCCCCTGTTCACAGCGGCATAATTTGTGTAGTTTCCTACCTTTTTGGGCCGCCCATGAAGGCAGGAAACATCATGCCGCTGACGCAGGTGTTCGTCTCGATTTCCGATCCGCGCAGCGCGCGCCACAAGCGCCACGATCTTGCCGAACTGCTCACGGTGGCGGTTTGCGCGGTGCTGTCGGGCGTGGACGACTTCGTCGACATCGAATTGTGGGCCGAGGCCAAGATCGACTGGCTGCGGGGCTTCATGAAGCTTGAGCATGGCATCCCGTCCCATGACACGATCGGTCGCGTGTTCGGCATGATCACGCCCGATGAGTTCGAATCTGCATTCCGGCGCTGGGTTGGCATGGTGGTGCCCGCGTTGGCCGAGGACACGGTCGTGGCAATCGATGGCAAGACCAGCCGACGAACCGCCAGCAAGACCAAGACGCAGGCGAGTCCGCTGCACTTGGTCAGCGCATTCGTGGCCGGTATGGGTGTTGTGTTGGGCCAGACGGCGACCGCCGAGAAATCCAACGAGATCACGGCGATCCCGGAATTGCTCGCCAAGTTGGCGCTCGAGGGCTGCGTGGTGACGATCGACGCGATGGGCACGCAGACGAAGATCGCGCGCACGATCCGCGAGCGTGGCGCCCATTACGTGCTGTGCGTGAAGGACAACCATCCGAAGCTGCTCGACTCGATCATGTTTGCCGGTATCGGTCCGAACGGACCGCTGACACCGAGTTCGACGCACGAGACCAAGAATCCAGGCCACGGTCGTAGCGAAGTCAGGCGATGCTGGGCCTTTGATGCAACCGAGCGGCTCTACAAGGCCGAGGACTGGCAGGACATCGCCAGCTTTGCCGTGGTCGAGCGCGTGCGCACGGTGGGCAATCGCACCAGCACCGAGCGCGCCTACTACATCAGCAGCCTGCCCGCCGACGCCGAGCGCATCGCTCGGGCCGTACGCAGTCACTGGGAGGTGGAGAATCGCCTTCACTGGTGTCTGGATGTGCAGTTCAATGAGGATCAGTCACGGGTGCGCAGCGGTTATGCCGCCAACAACCTGGCCATCGTCCGCCACATCGTGATGAACCTGCTGCGGCTCAATACGACCCGCAAGGCGAGCATCAAATCGAAGCGCATGCTGGCTGCCACCGTCGATGAATTTCGCGCCGAGTTGCTCGGGGTTATGACATGAAGGTGCGATTGCCCTGTCAAGTACAGCCGCCGAGGTTTCCCCCCGAGAAAGGGTTCTGAGTTGTACGGCCACGTCCGCCGCAGCCAGATACAGGCGGTAGGTTTCAGCGTCAACCCAACCGCTGATTCGCACCCCTCGAAGCTCTGGCGCATCTCCAATCCGGTTGGCAAGTTCGATCCCATAGGGAGACTCGTCATTCTCACCAACGAATAGCAACTTGCAGTGCGTGTCTTCGGTTATCAATCGCGAAGCGGCCCAAGCATTCAGAAGCGAGTGG
It contains:
- a CDS encoding glycosyltransferase family 1 protein yields the protein MADLPTDAVWMLPDDFAEGQLVEALEILRRQPPERSALGARGRAYVHAVHSPEVCADQYFRGIEAFYDRASVGRAALIRELGCRIREEEGGQEVVALADALSRAFPSKRPARKLFVDVSVVVRDDFKTGIQRVVRALLLGLIDSPPSGYLIEPVYLSDEGGNWHYRYARDYTLALLGCTQGWLPNERVEPHVGDILIGLDLAGGYVIQADRCGVYEGLMNSGVHVAFVVYDLIPIQFENVYPPGFKEGHEDWLRVVSKADSAICISRSVAQEMADWVRANGVQKRRPLDIRWFHLGADLKNSRASEGMDTNAEVVLQKLTSVPSFLLVGTLEPRKGHAQVLSAFELLWERGLAANLVIVGKAGWMVDSLVQKLRAHPELDKRLLWLEGISDEYLDRIYAASSCLIAASEGEGFGLPLIEAAQYKVPIIARDLAVFREVAGSHAHYFTGLSAVDLAGAIDEWLELFRTGQYPTSDGLPWLTWKESTDQLKAVLLPQDTLPAQESRSATAAKIEGRELSWADGA
- a CDS encoding ISAs1 family transposase — protein: MKAGNIMPLTQVFVSISDPRSARHKRHDLAELLTVAVCAVLSGVDDFVDIELWAEAKIDWLRGFMKLEHGIPSHDTIGRVFGMITPDEFESAFRRWVGMVVPALAEDTVVAIDGKTSRRTASKTKTQASPLHLVSAFVAGMGVVLGQTATAEKSNEITAIPELLAKLALEGCVVTIDAMGTQTKIARTIRERGAHYVLCVKDNHPKLLDSIMFAGIGPNGPLTPSSTHETKNPGHGRSEVRRCWAFDATERLYKAEDWQDIASFAVVERVRTVGNRTSTERAYYISSLPADAERIARAVRSHWEVENRLHWCLDVQFNEDQSRVRSGYAANNLAIVRHIVMNLLRLNTTRKASIKSKRMLAATVDEFRAELLGVMT